Proteins encoded by one window of Pradoshia eiseniae:
- the tpx gene encoding thiol peroxidase — MANVTFKGNPVTLVGTEVKVGDKAPEFTVLGNDLSPVTLESSAGKVRIFSVVPSIDTGVCDAQTRKFNEEAANLDNVKVITVSVDLPFAQKRWCAAAGLENVVTVSDHRDLSFGEAYGVYIKELRLLARSVFVVDSQDKVTYVEYVPESTDHPNYEAAIEAAKAAN; from the coding sequence GTGGCGAACGTGACTTTTAAAGGAAATCCGGTTACATTGGTCGGAACAGAAGTAAAAGTAGGCGACAAGGCGCCTGAATTTACGGTGCTAGGGAATGATTTATCTCCTGTTACGCTGGAAAGCTCAGCTGGAAAGGTGAGAATTTTTAGTGTCGTTCCATCTATTGACACAGGCGTATGTGACGCGCAAACCCGTAAGTTTAATGAAGAGGCGGCCAACTTGGATAATGTTAAAGTCATCACGGTCAGTGTCGATTTGCCCTTTGCTCAAAAGCGCTGGTGTGCGGCAGCCGGACTTGAAAATGTTGTGACGGTTTCTGACCATAGAGATTTATCTTTTGGAGAGGCATACGGCGTGTACATTAAAGAATTGCGTTTGCTAGCGCGTTCTGTATTTGTGGTAGATAGCCAAGATAAGGTTACATACGTGGAATATGTGCCTGAAAGCACCGACCATCCGAATTACGAGGCGGCCATTGAAGCGGCAAAAGCGGCAAACTAA